One segment of Caldanaerobius polysaccharolyticus DSM 13641 DNA contains the following:
- a CDS encoding LacI family DNA-binding transcriptional regulator has protein sequence MAVTINDIAKAAGVSPSTVSRVISNNPRISSATREKVLKIMKEMDYHPNVIARSLVNKSTGIVAVLIPSNTEKAFQHPFYPEILRGITSAAYKNQYKILISGASDIKEEKAIIRDFTRNGLVEGIILLTSRVKDSAIAALKKIDFPFVVVGRPVNENEVNWVDNNNFDISYDLTSYLISQGHNKIAFIGVSSQYIVTLDRLEGYKKALQDNNIAVNENLIVEGKFMNDTGDNLMQRIFERGEKPTAIIACDDFLAFGAIKSLVEKGIKVPNDIAVAGFNNVPLCDYFTPSLTSVDVNAFDLGAKAFEMLMIYIKSHVKSFNRAIIPARLVIRNSTLRG, from the coding sequence ATGGCAGTAACGATAAACGATATAGCGAAAGCTGCTGGAGTCTCACCTTCTACGGTGTCAAGAGTGATTTCTAATAATCCCAGGATAAGCAGCGCTACACGGGAGAAGGTTTTAAAAATTATGAAGGAGATGGATTACCATCCTAATGTCATAGCGCGTTCTCTCGTAAATAAATCCACGGGAATAGTCGCGGTGCTTATTCCTTCAAATACGGAGAAAGCGTTTCAGCATCCTTTTTATCCAGAGATATTAAGAGGTATTACTTCAGCCGCGTATAAAAATCAATATAAAATACTCATTTCAGGGGCATCAGACATCAAAGAAGAGAAAGCGATAATTAGGGATTTTACACGAAACGGCCTGGTAGAAGGTATTATATTGCTTACATCTCGAGTAAAGGATTCTGCTATTGCTGCGCTTAAAAAAATAGACTTTCCCTTTGTAGTAGTGGGCAGGCCGGTTAATGAAAATGAGGTAAACTGGGTTGATAATAATAACTTCGATATTTCGTACGATTTGACCAGTTATTTGATAAGTCAGGGACATAATAAAATTGCATTTATTGGCGTATCGTCGCAATATATTGTGACTTTGGATCGATTGGAAGGCTATAAAAAAGCTTTACAGGATAATAATATAGCCGTTAATGAGAATTTAATTGTTGAAGGAAAGTTTATGAATGATACAGGAGATAACCTTATGCAGAGAATTTTTGAAAGAGGGGAAAAGCCAACGGCTATAATTGCATGCGATGATTTTCTGGCTTTTGGAGCGATAAAGTCATTAGTAGAAAAGGGTATTAAAGTTCCAAATGACATTGCTGTTGCGGGATTTAATAACGTTCCTCTGTGCGACTACTTTACTCCTTCCCTTACGTCTGTAGATGTAAATGCATTTGATCTGGGTGCAAAAGCTTTTGAAATGCTTATGATTTATATAAAAAGCCATGTAAAGAGCTTTAATAGAGCGATAATCCCAGCAAGGTTGGTTATTCGCAATTCCACCTTGCGGGGATAA
- a CDS encoding DUF438 domain-containing protein produces MSELINNREHRQQMLKEVIRELHRGKSVDEVKQKFKEVIDGITHTELSMIEQQLINEGLDVKEVQRLCDVHAAVFKESLEQLEKPETIPGHPVHTFKEENRAVEKLINEHIKPTVQELSKKGDKETALKLLEKFNLLMDVDKHYKRKELLLFPYLEKYGITGPPSVMWGVDDEIRGMLKSVREGLLNYSDDRKTQLINDINAALTKVLEMIFKEENILLPMALETLAENEWVNIMEESDDIGYCLIDVVPLWKPERVNVEAKEGYQLAREDSIGHVKFDTGVLTPKEISVLFDNLPFDITFVDKDDVVKYFSNGRERIFPRAKSVIGRKVQHCHPPASVHVVEQILNDFKLGKKDHEDFYIRLGDKYVYIRYFALRDENGQYMGTVEVTQDIAPIQAIKGEKRLLS; encoded by the coding sequence ATGAGCGAGTTAATTAACAACAGAGAGCATAGGCAGCAAATGCTTAAAGAAGTCATAAGGGAACTGCATAGAGGTAAGAGCGTTGACGAAGTAAAGCAAAAGTTTAAAGAAGTCATTGACGGAATTACCCATACGGAATTATCGATGATAGAACAGCAGCTAATAAATGAAGGCCTAGATGTAAAAGAAGTACAGAGGTTATGCGATGTACATGCGGCGGTATTTAAAGAATCCCTAGAGCAGCTGGAAAAACCCGAAACCATACCAGGTCACCCTGTTCATACATTCAAAGAGGAAAACAGGGCAGTTGAAAAACTGATTAATGAACATATAAAACCCACTGTCCAAGAATTGAGTAAAAAAGGCGATAAAGAAACAGCGTTAAAGCTATTGGAAAAATTCAATTTATTGATGGACGTAGACAAGCACTATAAGAGAAAAGAACTATTGCTTTTTCCTTATCTTGAAAAGTACGGGATTACAGGTCCGCCCAGTGTCATGTGGGGTGTGGATGATGAGATAAGGGGAATGCTGAAATCGGTACGGGAGGGGTTGTTAAACTACAGCGATGATAGAAAAACTCAATTAATAAATGACATAAATGCTGCTTTAACTAAGGTCCTTGAAATGATATTCAAAGAAGAGAATATTCTGCTACCTATGGCACTGGAAACATTGGCAGAGAACGAGTGGGTAAACATAATGGAAGAAAGCGATGATATAGGCTACTGCCTTATTGACGTAGTTCCCTTATGGAAACCAGAAAGGGTAAACGTGGAAGCAAAAGAAGGGTATCAATTAGCCAGAGAAGATTCCATCGGGCACGTAAAATTTGATACCGGCGTGTTAACGCCTAAAGAAATAAGTGTTTTGTTTGACAATTTGCCTTTTGATATTACCTTTGTAGATAAAGACGATGTGGTCAAATATTTTTCTAACGGCAGAGAGAGGATTTTTCCCAGGGCAAAATCGGTTATAGGCCGAAAAGTCCAGCACTGCCATCCACCTGCCAGCGTACATGTGGTTGAGCAGATTTTAAATGATTTTAAATTGGGGAAAAAAGACCATGAGGATTTCTATATAAGGCTTGGAGATAAATACGTGTATATCAGGTATTTTGCCTTAAGAGATGAAAACGGGCAGTACATGGGGACTGTGGAAGTTACCCAGGACATTGCACCAATACAGGCGATAAAAGGCGAAAAACGGCTTCTTTCATAG
- a CDS encoding MerR family transcriptional regulator encodes MTIAEVSEKFGLSQDTIRYYERIGLIPHVNRNKSGIRDFTEEDCRWIEFIKCMRNAGLPIEVLIEYVALFQQGDETIEARKALLIEQRNQLIKRIEDMKKTLERLNYKIARYEQAIVEREKTLRKPECKLTKP; translated from the coding sequence ATGACAATTGCAGAAGTAAGTGAAAAATTTGGCCTTTCCCAGGATACAATCCGCTATTATGAACGCATCGGACTGATTCCTCATGTGAACCGTAATAAAAGCGGAATCAGGGATTTTACGGAAGAAGACTGCAGGTGGATAGAATTTATCAAATGTATGCGGAATGCGGGTCTTCCAATTGAAGTATTGATTGAGTATGTTGCATTGTTTCAACAGGGTGATGAAACCATTGAGGCAAGAAAAGCACTCTTAATCGAGCAGCGTAACCAGCTCATAAAAAGAATAGAAGATATGAAGAAAACGCTGGAACGCCTGAATTATAAAATTGCAAGGTATGAACAGGCAATAGTTGAAAGAGAAAAAACATTAAGAAAACCGGAATGTAAATTGACAAAACCATAA
- a CDS encoding (R)-mandelonitrile lyase, translating to MNKSNNLSESVIFPKGQKITNENFIGQVWLEMLVSNDDTFNCSIGNVTFEPGARNNWHKHPGGQILLVTGGKGYYQEEGKPVQVLHEGDVVKIRPYVKHWHGATPDSWFTHIAISTNVQKGNVEWMEPVTDEEYNNLK from the coding sequence ATGAATAAATCAAATAATTTAAGTGAAAGTGTAATCTTCCCGAAAGGTCAAAAAATTACGAATGAGAATTTCATAGGGCAAGTATGGCTTGAAATGCTAGTTTCTAATGACGACACGTTTAATTGCTCGATAGGTAATGTTACTTTTGAACCAGGCGCAAGAAATAATTGGCATAAGCATCCCGGTGGCCAGATTCTGCTTGTTACCGGTGGGAAAGGGTATTATCAGGAAGAAGGCAAGCCGGTACAGGTGCTTCATGAAGGAGATGTAGTAAAGATTCGTCCGTATGTGAAACATTGGCATGGTGCTACACCGGATAGCTGGTTTACACATATTGCCATAAGTACTAATGTCCAAAAGGGAAACGTCGAATGGATGGAACCCGTAACTGATGAAGAATATAACAATTTAAAATAG
- a CDS encoding aldo/keto reductase: MEYRILGRTGIKVSVIGIGGEGFENKGYEDCEAIIDCAIKEGINFFDLYNSNPEVRSNVGKALSKYPRSSFVIEGHLCSTWDRGQYRRTRDINEVVNAYEDFLTRMQLDYVDVGMIHYVDDQKDFNNIFNGEIIKYAKGLKEKGVIKSLGISTHNTDIAFKAVETGIIDVILFSINAAYDMLPAIEDVNILFEESTFKNRTYEGIDPKRDRLYRTCENAGVALTVMKGYAAGVLLSDKESPFEKALTPVQCLHYCLTRPAVASVMVGVSNTNQILAATAYVTASNKEKDYSEVLANAPRSSFSGHCMYCGHCAPCSKKIDIALVNKYLDLALIQENVPETLKNHYNLLEHHASECIECGICMKNCPFGVDIINKMKQAVKLFGL, translated from the coding sequence ATGGAATATCGAATTTTAGGAAGAACAGGAATTAAAGTAAGTGTCATTGGTATTGGTGGTGAAGGATTTGAAAATAAAGGTTATGAAGATTGCGAAGCAATTATTGATTGTGCCATCAAAGAAGGTATTAATTTTTTTGATTTATATAATTCAAATCCGGAAGTTAGAAGTAATGTTGGTAAAGCGTTAAGTAAATATCCTCGAAGCAGTTTTGTTATTGAAGGACATCTATGTTCTACCTGGGATAGAGGACAATACCGGCGTACTAGGGATATTAATGAAGTTGTCAATGCATATGAAGACTTTTTAACTAGAATGCAGTTAGACTATGTCGATGTAGGGATGATTCATTATGTTGATGATCAAAAAGATTTTAATAACATTTTTAATGGAGAAATAATAAAATATGCGAAAGGATTAAAAGAAAAAGGGGTAATTAAGTCTTTAGGAATATCAACACATAATACAGATATTGCTTTCAAAGCAGTGGAAACAGGAATAATTGATGTAATTTTATTTAGTATCAATGCTGCTTATGATATGTTACCAGCTATTGAGGATGTAAACATACTATTTGAAGAAAGTACTTTTAAAAACAGGACCTATGAAGGTATTGATCCAAAGCGTGACAGGTTATACCGGACTTGTGAAAATGCGGGTGTTGCTTTAACTGTTATGAAAGGATATGCTGCTGGAGTGTTGCTAAGTGACAAAGAATCGCCTTTTGAAAAAGCACTGACCCCAGTACAATGTTTACATTACTGTTTAACCAGACCGGCAGTTGCTTCCGTAATGGTTGGAGTATCTAATACAAATCAAATACTTGCAGCAACCGCTTATGTCACTGCAAGTAATAAAGAAAAAGATTATAGTGAAGTTCTTGCAAATGCTCCAAGAAGTTCATTTAGTGGACATTGTATGTATTGTGGACATTGTGCCCCATGTTCCAAAAAGATAGATATTGCATTAGTAAATAAATATTTGGATTTAGCATTAATTCAAGAAAATGTTCCAGAAACATTAAAGAATCATTATAACTTATTAGAACATCACGCCAGTGAGTGCATTGAATGTGGGATATGTATGAAAAACTGTCCATTTGGTGTGGATATTATTAATAAAATGAAACAGGCAGTTAAATTATTTGGTTTGTAA
- a CDS encoding aldo/keto reductase, which produces MRYRKLGKTDIELSSVGLGCIGMSAAYGRPNDEEIIATLKRALELGINFWDTADIYGNGANEELISKALVENRDKIFFATKIGFRLKDGYEDPFAPGSTYIDGSPRYIKEAAEKCLKRLKVDTIDLLYLHRVDSKVPIEESVGAMAELVKEGKVRYLGLSECTPEDLKRAYAVNPIAAVQSEYSLLTRDVEKEILPLTKELGITFVPFAPLNRGLLTNKIDVNILDENDFRTGLPRFKGEYLDNNQRLASEFAAIAAEKNITPAQLAIAWVLAQDDNIIPIPGTKRRKYLEENAGAADVNLTAEDLAKIEEVLKKYTNIDPRYSPNEYKFVKK; this is translated from the coding sequence ATGAGATATAGAAAATTAGGAAAAACAGACATCGAATTATCATCAGTAGGATTAGGTTGTATTGGAATGAGTGCTGCATACGGACGACCAAATGACGAAGAAATTATTGCAACTTTAAAACGTGCATTAGAATTAGGTATTAACTTCTGGGATACTGCTGATATCTATGGGAATGGAGCTAATGAAGAGTTAATCTCCAAAGCCTTGGTTGAAAATCGTGACAAAATCTTTTTTGCAACCAAAATTGGTTTTAGATTAAAAGATGGGTATGAAGATCCTTTTGCTCCTGGAAGCACTTATATTGATGGCTCTCCAAGGTATATTAAGGAAGCAGCTGAAAAATGCTTAAAACGATTAAAAGTTGACACAATTGATCTTCTTTACTTACACCGAGTAGATTCTAAAGTTCCTATTGAAGAATCAGTTGGAGCTATGGCGGAATTGGTGAAAGAAGGAAAAGTACGTTATTTAGGCCTAAGTGAGTGTACTCCTGAGGATCTAAAAAGAGCATATGCTGTTAATCCAATTGCAGCAGTACAAAGCGAATACTCTTTGCTTACTCGTGATGTTGAAAAAGAAATATTGCCATTAACCAAAGAATTAGGTATAACATTTGTTCCATTTGCTCCCTTAAATCGAGGATTGCTTACCAATAAGATTGATGTAAATATTCTTGATGAAAATGATTTTAGAACTGGATTACCACGTTTCAAAGGTGAATATTTAGATAACAATCAACGATTAGCTTCTGAATTTGCGGCCATTGCAGCAGAAAAGAATATTACGCCTGCACAACTTGCCATAGCGTGGGTTTTGGCACAAGATGATAACATCATTCCTATTCCTGGAACGAAAAGAAGAAAATATCTTGAAGAAAATGCTGGTGCAGCAGATGTTAACTTAACTGCTGAAGATCTTGCAAAAATTGAAGAGGTTTTAAAAAAATATACTAATATTGACCCTCGATACAGTCCAAATGAATACAAGTTTGTAAAAAAATAG
- a CDS encoding aldo/keto reductase, with translation MIYKPFHDLQLSQLGMGAMRLPTIGERGPIDEDKAREIIEYAYEHGVNYFDTAYGYHNGESEKFVGKVLSRYPRESWYLASKMPGHMMRFNNGRLEFSGYLAGHPLASPAEIFEKQLAKCGVDYFDFYLLHNVCETSIDIYMNEELGILDYLLEQKKAGRIRYLGFSTHAMPETLERFLSWRDCFDFVQIQLNYMDWTLQNAKRKYEILAERNIPVIVMEPCRGGRLASLNDEANAMLKQARPNDSIASWAFRFVKSLPGVLVVLSGMTQLDQVIDNIKTFSDPTPLTEEENELLLKKVMSTLVHLVPCTACRYCCDGCPQNLDIPKLISLYNEVAFEPSPSVNFAIAALMDDELPSNCIACGKCKEICPQGIDVPEIMNKFSEALAKMPQIASLRRR, from the coding sequence ATGATTTACAAACCGTTTCATGACTTGCAGCTTTCTCAACTCGGCATGGGCGCTATGCGCCTGCCTACCATAGGAGAACGCGGCCCGATAGACGAGGATAAGGCAAGGGAGATCATTGAATACGCCTATGAGCATGGGGTAAATTACTTCGATACGGCTTACGGATACCATAACGGCGAATCAGAGAAATTCGTGGGCAAGGTGCTGAGTCGGTACCCCCGCGAAAGCTGGTATCTTGCCTCGAAAATGCCGGGCCACATGATGCGTTTTAACAACGGGCGGTTGGAATTTTCGGGGTATTTAGCTGGTCACCCGCTGGCCTCGCCTGCCGAAATCTTCGAGAAACAGCTGGCCAAATGTGGCGTGGACTACTTCGACTTCTACCTTCTGCACAACGTGTGCGAGACCTCAATCGACATCTATATGAATGAAGAGCTTGGCATCCTGGATTATCTGCTGGAGCAGAAAAAAGCGGGTAGGATCCGTTACCTTGGTTTTTCCACACACGCAATGCCTGAAACCCTGGAGCGCTTTCTCTCATGGAGGGATTGCTTCGACTTCGTACAAATCCAGCTTAACTATATGGACTGGACGCTGCAGAACGCCAAGCGGAAGTATGAGATTCTCGCCGAACGCAACATCCCCGTGATAGTCATGGAGCCCTGCCGGGGCGGCAGGCTGGCTTCCCTGAACGATGAAGCCAACGCGATGCTGAAACAAGCCCGCCCCAACGATTCCATCGCCTCCTGGGCGTTCCGGTTCGTCAAATCCCTGCCTGGCGTTCTGGTCGTCCTCAGCGGAATGACCCAGCTAGATCAGGTCATAGACAACATCAAGACCTTTTCTGACCCTACCCCACTGACGGAGGAAGAAAACGAGCTGCTACTGAAAAAAGTGATGTCCACTCTGGTGCATCTAGTCCCCTGCACCGCATGTCGGTATTGCTGTGATGGCTGTCCCCAGAACCTGGATATCCCCAAGCTGATCTCTCTGTACAACGAGGTTGCTTTCGAGCCATCTCCCTCCGTTAATTTCGCTATCGCTGCCCTGATGGACGACGAATTGCCCTCGAACTGCATTGCCTGCGGCAAATGTAAAGAGATATGCCCACAAGGCATCGATGTCCCTGAGATCATGAATAAGTTTTCTGAAGCCCTAGCAAAGATGCCACAGATTGCCTCTCTGCGCAGAAGATAG